From the genome of Luteibacter rhizovicinus DSM 16549:
CCGTATTCGCCAACGTCACGGCCGCGCTCGCGTCCAGCGATGTCGCGCCGGCGACGGTCAACGCGCCCGTACCTAGTGAGTCGTTGTTGCCGACGACGAGGCCACCGTCGTTGAGCGTGACGCCGCCGGTGAACGTGTTCGCGCCACCGAGCGTCTGCGTGCCGGCGCCGTTCTTCACCAGGCTTCCGCCCGCGCCAGTGAGGATGCCATCGAAGTTGGCATTGCCGACACCGCCCAGCGTGAGTGCATTGGCACCCAGGGAGACCGTGCTTCCTGCGACGCCATTGAGCGCGCCGATGGACTGGTTACCACCGGTCGAGATGTCGAACGCCGTGCCCGCCGCCGTGAGGGTGACCGCGGTCGTCGCGGCGAGACTGCCACCCGCACCGATCGCCAGCGTGCCGGCGTTGATCGTCGTGCCGCCGGTATAGGTGTTCGTACCGGTGAGCGTCTCCGTGCCGGTGCCTTCCTTGATCAGACCACCCGTGCCGGCGATTCCGCCACTGAACGTGCCATCGGTCGGGCCGCCGACGATCAGGTTGTTGTTGCCGAGGTTGACCATGCCGCTACCGATCAGCGTGCCGAAGGCCTGCGTGCCATTTCCGGCCGAGAGGTCAAAGGTCGCATTCGAGGCGAGGTTCACGACACCACTCGCGTAGAGGCTCGCACCTGCACCGAGCGCCAGCGTGCCTGCGTTGATGTAGGTACCGCCGGTGTAGGTGTTCGCACCGTTCAAGGTGAGCGTGGCAAGCCCGTCCTTGGTCAGGCTGCCCGTGCCCGAGAGGTCGCCGTTGAGGGTCAGGTCGTTCGTGCCCAGGACGGTCAGGCCGGCATTGAGCACCACGTCGTTGCCGAGGGTGATCGCGCTGGCCGAATCGAGTGTCGACGCACCGCCGACGGTCAGCGCGCCCGTGCCGAGTGCCGCATTGTTGCCGACGATCAGGCCACCGGCATTCAACGCGACACCACCGCTGAAGCTGCTCGCGCCACCCAGCGTCTGCACACCGGCGCCGTTCTTCACCAGTCCGCCGCTGCCACTGATGCTTCCGTTGAACGTGCTGTCCGTCGCACCGCCGAGGGTGAGTGTGTTGCCACCCAGCGCGACCGCGCTGCCTGCAACGCCAGCCAGCGAGCCGATGCTCTGGTTGCCACCGGCCGAGATATCCAGGGTGCCGGTGCCAGTGAAGTTCACCGCGCCGGTCGCGGCGAGACTGCCGCCAGCGCCGATCGCCAGGGTACCTTCGTTGATCGTGCTGCCGCCGGTGTAAGTATTCGCGCCGGTCAGCGTGACGGTCGACGCACCGTTCTTGACCAGGCCACCCGCGCCCGAGATCGTGCCGCCGAGTGTCAGTGCGTTGCTGCCGAGCAGGTCGAGGTTGCCGCTGGTCAGTGCGATGGTGTTGCCGAGGGTGAGTGCTGCATTGGTGTCCAGCGAGGCGTCGCCGTTGACCGTCAGCGCGCCCGTGCCGAGCGCGCCGTTGTTGCCGAGCAACAGCCCGCCGGCATTCAATATGACGCCACCGCTGAAGGTGTTGGCGCCGCCGAGCTCCTGCACGCCGAGGCCGTTCTTCACCAGGCCGCCGGTGCCGGCGATCACGCCGTCGTAAGCGCCGTTACCGATGCCACCGAGCGTCAGCGTGTTGCCACCGAGCGTCACCGTGCTACCGGCCACGCCGTTCAGTACCCCGATCGACTGGTTGCCACCCGTGGAGATATCGAAGCCGGTCCCCGACGCCGCGAGAGTCACCGCACCGGTAGCAGCGAGACTACCGAGCGGGCCGATTGCCAGCGTGCCGGCGTTGATCAAGGTGCCGCCGGTATACGTGTTGGTTCCGGTGAGCGTCTCGGTGCCGGTGCCTTCCTTGATCACGCCACCCGTGCCGGCGATCGATCCGCTGAAGAGACCGTTGGTCGCATCGCCGATGCTGATCGTGTTCGCGCCGAGATTGACGGTACCGCCGCCGCTCAGCGTGCCGAACGTCTGCGCGCCATTGCCCGCCGAGAGATCGAACGTGGCGCCCGTGGCGAGGTTCACGACGCCGCTGCTGGCCAGGCTGCCGCCCGCGCCGAGCGCGAGGGTGCCGGCGTTGATGTTCGTCCCGCCGGTGAACGTGTTTGCACCGTTCAAGGTCAGCGTCGCCAGGCCGTCCTTGGTCAGGCCGCCGGTACCGATGATGTTGCCGTTGAGGGTCAACGCGTTGCTACCGAGAACGGTCAGGCCTGCGTTGAGCGTGATCTGGTTGGTAAGAGTCACCAGGCCGCTCGCATCGAGCGTCGTCGCGCCGCCGACCGTCAGGCTGCCCGTGCCGAGCGCCGCGTCGTTGCCGACGACGAGTCCGCCCGCGTTCACCGTCAGCCCACCGCTGAACGTGCTCGCACCACCGAGCGTCAGTACGCCGGCACCCGCTTTCACGAGCGCACCGTTACCGCTGATAGCACCATCGAAGGTCGTATTCGCGGCGGTACCGAAGTTCAAGGTATTGCCGCCTAGAGCGATCGTGCTCCCTGCGACGCCCGACAAGGCGCCGATGGTCTGCGCGCCGGCAGCGGAGAGATCGAAGCCGGCGCCGGTGCCAGCCAGCGTCACTGCACCACTGGCAGCGAGGCTGCCACCTGCACCGAGCGCCAGCGTGCCGGCGTTGATGGTCGTACCACCGGTGAAGGTGTTCGGACCGCTCAGGGTCAGCGTCTCGGTGCCGTTCTTGGTCAGGCTACCGGCGCCGGAGAGCGCACCGGCCAGGGTCAGCGCGTGGCTGCCCAGCACGTTGAGGTTCGCGCCGGCAGCGAGAGCGACATTGTTGGCAACAGCCAACGAGGTGCTCGCGTCGAGCGACGCGTTCGCGCCGACATTCAGGACACCCGTGCCGAGCGCGCCGTTGTTGCCGAGCGAAAGGCCACCGCCATTGAGGTTTACGCCGCCACTGAAGGTATTGGCGTTGTTCAACGAAAGCACCGCCGCGCCGTTCTTGACCAGGCTACCGGTGCCCGACACGACGCCGCCCAGGGCGACATCCTGGCTACCGAGAACCGTCAGCGCACTGCCGGCGCCGAGGTTGACGCTGTTGCCGAGGGCGACCGCTGCCGTGGCGTCCAGGGTGAGAGGACCACCCACGTTGAGCGCGCCCGTTCCCAGTGCGCCGCTGTTGCCGAGAAGCAACCCACCGCCGTTGGCGGTCAGGCCGCCGGAGAAGGTGTTCGCACCATTCAAGGTCAGCAGCGAGGCACCGTTCTTGGTGAGGCTGCCGCTACCCGCGATGATGCCGCCCAGGGTGATGTTCTGTGTGCCCGGCAGGGTCAAGGCACTGCCCGCACCGAGATTCACGTCGTTGGCGAGCGAAACCGCTGCGGTGCTGCCCAGCGTGACGGCGCCGCCGACGCTAAGCGCACCGGTGCCGAGGGCATTCGAATTGCCTACGACCAAGCCACCAGCGTTGAGATTCGTGCCACCGCTGTAGCTGTTCGTGCCATTCAACGTGAGGACCGAGGCGCCGTTCTTGCTAAGGCTACCGGTGCCCGACACCGTGCCGTTCAGCGTGAGGTTCTGACTACCCAACAGGTTCAGTGAACCGGTCGCGAGGTTGACGTTATTGCCCAGGGTGAGCGCTGCCGTGCTGTCGAGTGTGGTCGCGCCGTTCACGGTGAGCGCACCGGTGCCCAGCGCGCCCGCGTTCGCAACCAGCAGGCCACCCTGATTGAGATTCACGCCGCCGCTGAAGGTATTGGCGCCGCTCAATGTCTGCGTGCCCGCCCCCGTCTTCGTGATCGAACCCGTACCGGAGATGACACCGGCGTAGGTCTGGTTCGTCGCGTCGCCGAAGGTCAGCGCGTTGGCGCCGAGGGTAATCGTGGTGCTTGCGACACCGGACAGGGCACCGATGGTCTGTGCACCCGTGGCGGCGGAGATATCGAAACCGGCACCCGGCGCGCTGAGCGTGACATTGCCGGTTGCCGCAAGTTGACCGCCGGCGCCGATTGCCACGGTGCCTGCCGCGATGTTCAGCCCACCGGTAAAGGTGTTGGCGCCCGTCAGGGTCAGCGTCGACGCGCCGCTCTTGGTCAGGCCACCCGCGCCCGCGAGCACACCGCCGAAAGTGAGCGGTTGACCACCGAGCACGTTGAGCACCCCACCGGCGCCCAGGTTCATATCGTTGGCGAGGTTGAGCTGTGTCTCGCCGTCCAGGGTCACGGCGCCATTGACGGTTAGCGCGCCGCTGCCAAGGGCGCTGCTGTTGCCGAGTAGGAGGCCACCTGCGTTCGCGGTGAGGCCGCCGCTGAATGTGTTCACGCCGTGCAGCGTCAGCTGCGAGGTGCCGTTCTTGACCAGGTTGCCCACGCCGGAGATGGTGCCGTCGAGTACCAGCGGTTGGCCGCCGAGGAGACTCAGCGATCCGCCGGTGTTGAGGCTGACATTGTTCGAAAGCGTCGTGGAACCGGTGACATCGAGGGTCGTCGTGCCCCCGACACTTAGAACGCCAGACCCGAGGGCGTTCGCGTTACCCAACAGCAAGCCACCACCGTTCAGCGCAACCCCGCCTGAGAAGCTGTTGTTCCCCCCCAGGCTCTGGACACCCGCTCCCACTTTCACCAGCCCGCCGGTACCCGCAATCGTCCCCGCGTAGCTGGTATTGCCGAGGCCACCAAGCGTCAACGTCCTCGCGCCGAGGTTCACCGTGCCGCCGAGGCCGGCCAACGAACCGATGCCCTGGTTGGCACCTGCGCCGGAAATATCGAGCGTGGTGCCAGCGGCAAGCGTCATCGCCTGTGACGGTGACAGCATGCCGCCGGCACCGACGGCGAGGGAACCGCCGGTGAGGGAGAAGCCGCCGGTCATGCTGTCGATTCCGCCGAGCGTGAGCGTGCCCGCGCCCGACTTCACCACGTTGCCTGCGCCGGAAAGTGCGCCGTTCAACGTAACCGCCTGCGTGCCGGGAAGCGTCAGCGTGCTGCCCGCGTTGATCGCGACGGCATTGGCAACGTTGAAGGCACCCGTGGTGTTCAACGTGGCGTTGCCGCCGACCGTCAGGGTGCCCGTGCCAAGCGCACCCGCATTGCCCAGCAGCAATCCGCCCGCGTTGAGGTTCACGCCACCGCTGAAGAGATTGGCGCCGCCCAGGGTGGTCACGGCGGTGTTGGTAACTGTCAGGCCACCCGCTCCGGAGATCACGCCCGCGAAGCCGAAGGCATTGGTGCCGGTCAGCTCGAGCTGGCCCGCGCTGAGATTGACGGCGTTCGCCAGCGACAGGCCCGCGGTCGATGCCGCGATGGCGCCGCCGGTCGCCGTCAGCGTCCCGGTGCCGAATACGCCAGCATTGTCGAAGTTAACCAGGCCGTCATTAATCGCGGCATCGCCCGTGACGGCCGCGCCCTGCAGGTTCCAGGTGCCGCTGTTCACCACCAGGTGCTGGAAGTGAAGATAGTTCGCGGCGTTGATCGTCGAGACGATACCCCCTCTGCCCGAACCCGTGCCCGTCGCCGAGTTCTGCAGCAGCAAACGGTTGTCTGCGCCGAGACCGCCATCGACCTTGCCCGCGCCGGCGAGGCTGACGTTGATGGAAAGAATGCCGAGTTTCACGCCCAAGCCGGCGTTGACGACGCTCGAGCCGTTCACCGCGGTGAACGAGTTGCCGGTCGGCGTATCGCCCAGGTAGACGCTGCCGTTGATCGTGCCGGCGTTCACGAAGGTATTGGGTCCCGCACTCGATGCGGCGAAACCGATCCGACCGGTGATCGTGCGGCCTGCC
Proteins encoded in this window:
- a CDS encoding autotransporter-associated beta strand repeat-containing protein; this translates as MNKRHVGSVRRSPLAKGIYLAIASALAMPLLSEPAYADCTQAGTIVTCANGQSFTNYVLPTNGVTINVQSTGNLSVPLLLGGAALTASGNGITLNNAGIIGPGITGGLSLGAAGAVLGNANTTNNIINVNNTGTMNGVFDATSLLGIGGQALVVQNAAGGVSNIVNDGTFDVSLLGLGTITTVADAPVILSYGGGRTNLTNSAGRTITGRIGFAASSAGPNTFVNAGTINGSVYLGDTPTGNSFTAVNGSSVVNAGLGVKLGILSINVSLAGAGKVDGGLGADNRLLLQNSATGTGSGRGGIVSTINAANYLHFQHLVVNSGTWNLQGAAVTGDAAINDGLVNFDNAGVFGTGTLTATGGAIAASTAGLSLANAVNLSAGQLELTGTNAFGFAGVISGAGGLTVTNTAVTTLGGANLFSGGVNLNAGGLLLGNAGALGTGTLTVGGNATLNTTGAFNVANAVAINAGSTLTLPGTQAVTLNGALSGAGNVVKSGAGTLTLGGIDSMTGGFSLTGGSLAVGAGGMLSPSQAMTLAAGTTLDISGAGANQGIGSLAGLGGTVNLGARTLTLGGLGNTSYAGTIAGTGGLVKVGAGVQSLGGNNSFSGGVALNGGGLLLGNANALGSGVLSVGGTTTLDVTGSTTLSNNVSLNTGGSLSLLGGQPLVLDGTISGVGNLVKNGTSQLTLHGVNTFSGGLTANAGGLLLGNSSALGSGALTVNGAVTLDGETQLNLANDMNLGAGGVLNVLGGQPLTFGGVLAGAGGLTKSGASTLTLTGANTFTGGLNIAAGTVAIGAGGQLAATGNVTLSAPGAGFDISAATGAQTIGALSGVASTTITLGANALTFGDATNQTYAGVISGTGSITKTGAGTQTLSGANTFSGGVNLNQGGLLVANAGALGTGALTVNGATTLDSTAALTLGNNVNLATGSLNLLGSQNLTLNGTVSGTGSLSKNGASVLTLNGTNSYSGGTNLNAGGLVVGNSNALGTGALSVGGAVTLGSTAAVSLANDVNLGAGSALTLPGTQNITLGGIIAGSGSLTKNGASLLTLNGANTFSGGLTANGGGLLLGNSGALGTGALNVGGPLTLDATAAVALGNSVNLGAGSALTVLGSQDVALGGVVSGTGSLVKNGAAVLSLNNANTFSGGVNLNGGGLSLGNNGALGTGVLNVGANASLDASTSLAVANNVALAAGANLNVLGSHALTLAGALSGAGSLTKNGTETLTLSGPNTFTGGTTINAGTLALGAGGSLAASGAVTLAGTGAGFDLSAAGAQTIGALSGVAGSTIALGGNTLNFGTAANTTFDGAISGNGALVKAGAGVLTLGGASTFSGGLTVNAGGLVVGNDAALGTGSLTVGGATTLDASGLVTLTNQITLNAGLTVLGSNALTLNGNIIGTGGLTKDGLATLTLNGANTFTGGTNINAGTLALGAGGSLASSGVVNLATGATFDLSAGNGAQTFGTLSGGGTVNLGANTISIGDATNGLFSGSIAGTGGVIKEGTGTETLTGTNTYTGGTLINAGTLAIGPLGSLAATGAVTLAASGTGFDISTGGNQSIGVLNGVAGSTVTLGGNTLTLGGIGNGAYDGVIAGTGGLVKNGLGVQELGGANTFSGGVILNAGGLLLGNNGALGTGALTVNGDASLDTNAALTLGNTIALTSGNLDLLGSNALTLGGTISGAGGLVKNGASTVTLTGANTYTGGSTINEGTLAIGAGGSLAATGAVNFTGTGTLDISAGGNQSIGSLAGVAGSAVALGGNTLTLGGATDSTFNGSISGSGGLVKNGAGVQTLGGASSFSGGVALNAGGLIVGNNAALGTGALTVGGASTLDSASAITLGNDVVLNAGLTVLGTNDLTLNGDLSGTGSLTKDGLATLTLNGANTYTGGTYINAGTLALGAGASLYASGVVNLASNATFDLSAGNGTQAFGTLIGSGMVNLGNNNLIVGGPTDGTFSGGIAGTGGLIKEGTGTETLTGTNTYTGGTTINAGTLAIGAGGSLAATTAVTLTAAGTAFDISTGGNQSIGALNGVAGSTVSLGANALTLGGVGNANFDGILTGAGGSLVKNGAGTQTLGGANTFTGGVTLNDGGLVVGNNDSLGTGALTVAGATSLDASAAVTLANTVALNAGLTVQGSNDLTLGGTIAGAGSLTKDGAATLTLTGADTYTGGTIINAGTLAIGAGGSLASTGAVNLAGTGTFDLSAGGNQAIGTLAGVTGSTIALGGNTLTLGAGTDTTFDGSIVGTGGLVKNGAGTLGLGGASSFTGGVTLNAGGLSVGDDAALGTGALTVGGAALLDASAATTLANDVALNAALTLPGSNDLTLDGAISGTGGLIKHGAVTLALNGNNTFSGGTTVDGGTLIVGSDTALGTGSLAIDGANLEAGAAVTLGNDVTVGGNGVTVQGPENLTVNGSLSGSGGLDKEGTGTLNLGGSLAGFSGDLTVNGGILNASNPYTGGISVGASGTLNLGGSGNAVTVAGPIAGTVNLGGGSNLTLGYGDLPEVTGTVNGTAPGSTLNITGNGEASLPGGSFNNITNLDVGAGTLSVNSGTSVTFAGGSTIGGTLVVNGTLGGPATINPGGGVVGGGTITGPVTVDGTVAPSGIDGATGAAAGSGTAGTVLTVGGLTLGAGSTTHIRTTTGGISDSINVNGPAAVDGQLVVAPAAGSYGPSTTYTIVNASGGITGSYASVTKNALPFLDVGVTQQGNQLLLTLSQAGLGEGTGGTPFDQFPGLNGNQQHMAAALQHVATSGGNPLPTLLGYVRGLRADQVVQAFDSLTGETYASATNAELSGQSQYQDSLFYRLKLQRDTGEQGSAVWAEPYTSSTNFDGSAEVAHTDYRIHGVIIGADAPLTPDLRLGVHANLANSRTEVDRRGDYTDVDQASIGLHALYFNQQQWWAEGLASYGWQNADSNRRIVVGPYDPQATGHYNGMTTNAALEGGYRFDVGKAMHLEPFVGAYYTKVKYDAFTEKNAGDADLRVGRSEASSLQYGVGARLVGDVDLGVEGTRLHPIVMVRYLHNTKNDAVTVNNAFAGAPSDSFVVEGSRPVRNHWQAGVGVSFDITPKASTFVYYNADVASHSTSNAVNLGVRWNF